In the Apteryx mantelli isolate bAptMan1 chromosome 1, bAptMan1.hap1, whole genome shotgun sequence genome, one interval contains:
- the STRAP gene encoding serine-threonine kinase receptor-associated protein isoform X2 has product MAMRQTPLTCSGHTRPVVDLAFSGITPYGYFLISACKDGKPMLRQGDTGDWIGTFLGHKGAVWGATLNKDATKAATAAADFTAKVWDAVSGDELITLAHKHIVKSVDFTQDSDYLLTGGQDKLLRIYDLSKPEAEPQVISGHTSGIKKALWSSDDKQILSADDKTVRLWDRNTMTEVKALNVAMSVSSMEYVPEGQILVITYGKTIAFHSAETLEQIKSFEAPATINSASLHPEKECLVAGGEDFKLYKYDYNTGEELEEENAEAAKARTTLPGTAEEELEDLASENSDSVYSSTPEVKA; this is encoded by the exons atggcgatGAGACAGACCCCGCTGACGTGCTCGGGGCACACGCGGCCCGTGGTGGACCTGGCCTTCAGCGGCATCACCCCTTACGGCTACTTCCTCATCAGCGCCTGCAAGG ATGGTAAGCCTATGCTACGTCAGGGTGACACGGGAGACTGGATTGGAACATTTCTAGGTCATAAAGGTGCTGTTTGGGGTGCTACTTTGAACAAGGATGCCACTAAAGCAGCTACAGCAGCAGCTGATTTTACAGC CAAAGTGTGGGATGCTGTGTCAGGGGATGAGCTAATCACATTGGCTCACAAGCACATTGTCAAAAGTGTGGATTTTACACAG GATAGTGATTATCTGTTAACAGGTGGACAAGATAAATTGTTGCGTATCTATGATTTGAGTAAGCCAGAAGCAG AACCTCAAGTTATCAGCGGGCATACTTCTGGCATTAAAAAGGCTTTATGGAGCAGTGATGACAAACAGATTCTTTCAGCTGATGATAAAACTGTCCG CCTCTGGGACCGGAATACCATGACTGAAGTAAAGGCATTAAATGTTGCAATGTCAGTGAGCAGCATGGAGTATGTTCCAGAAGGACAGATACTTGTGATAACCTATGGGAAGACCATTGCTTTTCATAGTGCAGAAAC TCTAGAGCAGATTAAATCATTTGAAGCTCCTGCTACAATCAATTCTGCATCACTTCACCCTGAGAAAGAATGTCTGGTTGCAGGCGGTGAAGATTTTAAACTCTATAAATATGACTATAATACAGGAGAAGAATTAG aagAGGAGAAtgcagaagcagcaaaagcaaGGACCACCCTTCCAGGAACTGCAGAGGAGGAATTAG AAGATCTTGCCTCTGAAAACTCAGATTCAGTGTACAGCTCAACTCCTGAAGTTAAGGCCTGA
- the STRAP gene encoding serine-threonine kinase receptor-associated protein isoform X1 codes for MAMRQTPLTCSGHTRPVVDLAFSGITPYGYFLISACKDGKPMLRQGDTGDWIGTFLGHKGAVWGATLNKDATKAATAAADFTAKVWDAVSGDELITLAHKHIVKSVDFTQDSDYLLTGGQDKLLRIYDLSKPEAEPQVISGHTSGIKKALWSSDDKQILSADDKTVRLWDRNTMTEVKALNVAMSVSSMEYVPEGQILVITYGKTIAFHSAETLEQIKSFEAPATINSASLHPEKECLVAGGEDFKLYKYDYNTGEELESYKGHFGPIHCVRFSPDGELYASGSEDGTLRLWQTTVGKTYGLWKCVVPEEENAEAAKARTTLPGTAEEELEDLASENSDSVYSSTPEVKA; via the exons atggcgatGAGACAGACCCCGCTGACGTGCTCGGGGCACACGCGGCCCGTGGTGGACCTGGCCTTCAGCGGCATCACCCCTTACGGCTACTTCCTCATCAGCGCCTGCAAGG ATGGTAAGCCTATGCTACGTCAGGGTGACACGGGAGACTGGATTGGAACATTTCTAGGTCATAAAGGTGCTGTTTGGGGTGCTACTTTGAACAAGGATGCCACTAAAGCAGCTACAGCAGCAGCTGATTTTACAGC CAAAGTGTGGGATGCTGTGTCAGGGGATGAGCTAATCACATTGGCTCACAAGCACATTGTCAAAAGTGTGGATTTTACACAG GATAGTGATTATCTGTTAACAGGTGGACAAGATAAATTGTTGCGTATCTATGATTTGAGTAAGCCAGAAGCAG AACCTCAAGTTATCAGCGGGCATACTTCTGGCATTAAAAAGGCTTTATGGAGCAGTGATGACAAACAGATTCTTTCAGCTGATGATAAAACTGTCCG CCTCTGGGACCGGAATACCATGACTGAAGTAAAGGCATTAAATGTTGCAATGTCAGTGAGCAGCATGGAGTATGTTCCAGAAGGACAGATACTTGTGATAACCTATGGGAAGACCATTGCTTTTCATAGTGCAGAAAC TCTAGAGCAGATTAAATCATTTGAAGCTCCTGCTACAATCAATTCTGCATCACTTCACCCTGAGAAAGAATGTCTGGTTGCAGGCGGTGAAGATTTTAAACTCTATAAATATGACTATAATACAGGAGAAGAATTAG AATCCTACAAAGGACACTTTGGTCCCATTCACTGTGTGAGATTTAGCCCTGATGGAGAGTTATATGCCAGTGGCTCTGAGGATGGCACACTAAGGCTGTGGCAGACAACAGTAGGGAAAACCTATGGTCTTTGGAAATGTGTAGTTCCTG aagAGGAGAAtgcagaagcagcaaaagcaaGGACCACCCTTCCAGGAACTGCAGAGGAGGAATTAG AAGATCTTGCCTCTGAAAACTCAGATTCAGTGTACAGCTCAACTCCTGAAGTTAAGGCCTGA